The Anaerohalosphaeraceae bacterium genome has a segment encoding these proteins:
- a CDS encoding response regulator — protein MPKSLMIVDDSATMRKIIMRTVRMSGLEFDRTEEAGNGAEAIEKLKASPVDIVLCDINMPEMPGTEMVKQARQLPNCQNTKIIMVSTESAQDLINSVLASGANGYITKPFTPEKFQEQLAPFMS, from the coding sequence ATGCCAAAGTCACTGATGATAGTCGATGATTCGGCCACGATGCGGAAAATCATCATGCGCACCGTCCGAATGTCCGGCCTCGAATTCGACCGGACCGAAGAAGCCGGAAACGGAGCCGAGGCGATTGAAAAACTGAAGGCCTCACCGGTGGACATCGTCCTGTGCGACATCAACATGCCGGAAATGCCCGGCACAGAGATGGTCAAACAGGCCCGCCAGCTGCCCAACTGTCAGAACACCAAAATTATTATGGTTTCTACGGAAAGTGCTCAGGATTTGATTAACAGTGTCCTGGCCAGCGGCGCCAACGGCTACATCACCAAACCCTTTACACCGGAAAAGTTTCAGGAACAGCTGGCTCCGTTCATGAGCTGA
- a CDS encoding CBS domain-containing protein, with the protein MTEPTVQSVPLETILPQVSTLSMQTFCEDMDGMLGISISCALCQAAPGTLDRLKPFFPKFAAVYSIKAQGTLSGRFDLLLDKNALFLLSGTIVMLPEAKIKEQCKQGTLEQALKLSDTIKEIGNLTVGAWDRIFREHLPGHKHLLQTNTQILNPWDKPAEVFGFKEDTPCLLVVWEMTVGDYPPFHGAAVFPAALFEPPKEEPAPAEAPAQTPAESAAAPAAAPAQPEPAASQPPQTPEPAAAAPVCPQTQESTEPHPVWNAIQQMVQSAPDGRSAAPLDAAVLNCPARLFMNPKPLWLSPNDSVETARQRMQQNNTRYALIEEKDQLVGILSQGDVNAALSPYLRSPFEEYRRPLDEASLQIRIRWFMSRPVHTASPDTPMWKIMDLMCRHQIRAVPIQDAGGTVTGLVTVMEIFQTLLKTLSGGSPAAQPEATKDCTKTD; encoded by the coding sequence ATGACAGAACCAACCGTCCAATCCGTCCCGCTTGAAACGATTCTGCCGCAGGTCAGCACTCTGTCTATGCAGACATTCTGCGAAGACATGGACGGAATGCTCGGCATCTCCATCAGCTGCGCGCTCTGTCAGGCCGCCCCGGGAACCCTCGACAGACTCAAACCCTTCTTCCCCAAATTCGCCGCCGTCTATTCCATCAAAGCGCAGGGGACACTGAGCGGACGCTTTGACCTGCTCCTCGATAAAAATGCCCTGTTCCTGCTGTCCGGAACCATTGTCATGCTGCCGGAGGCCAAAATCAAAGAGCAGTGCAAACAGGGCACCCTCGAGCAGGCCCTCAAACTCAGCGACACCATTAAGGAAATCGGCAATCTGACCGTCGGCGCCTGGGACCGAATCTTCCGTGAACATCTTCCCGGACACAAACACCTGCTCCAGACCAACACCCAGATTCTCAATCCCTGGGACAAACCCGCCGAAGTCTTCGGATTCAAAGAAGACACGCCCTGTCTGCTGGTCGTGTGGGAAATGACCGTCGGCGACTATCCGCCCTTCCATGGAGCCGCCGTCTTCCCGGCTGCTCTTTTTGAGCCGCCCAAAGAGGAACCGGCTCCGGCGGAAGCCCCCGCACAAACCCCGGCGGAATCCGCCGCAGCTCCTGCGGCCGCCCCTGCACAGCCCGAGCCGGCTGCAAGCCAGCCGCCGCAAACCCCCGAACCCGCCGCAGCCGCACCGGTCTGTCCGCAAACTCAGGAATCAACCGAACCCCATCCGGTCTGGAATGCCATTCAGCAGATGGTCCAGTCTGCCCCGGATGGAAGGTCCGCCGCCCCGCTGGACGCCGCTGTTCTGAACTGCCCGGCCCGGCTCTTTATGAATCCAAAACCCCTCTGGCTGTCTCCAAACGACTCCGTCGAAACCGCCCGCCAGCGGATGCAGCAAAACAATACCCGGTACGCTCTGATTGAAGAAAAGGACCAACTCGTCGGCATCCTGTCTCAGGGGGATGTCAATGCGGCCCTCAGCCCGTACCTCCGCTCTCCTTTTGAGGAGTATCGACGCCCCCTCGATGAGGCCTCTTTGCAGATACGCATCCGATGGTTCATGAGCCGGCCCGTCCATACGGCCTCACCGGATACACCGATGTGGAAAATAATGGATCTCATGTGCCGTCATCAAATCCGCGCCGTCCCCATTCAGGACGCCGGCGGGACCGTTACCGGTCTGGTAACCGTCATGGAAATCTTTCAAACCCTGCTCAAAACGCTGTCCGGCGGCTCTCCCGCCGCTCAGCCGGAAGCCACAAAGGACTGTACAAAAACGGATTGA
- a CDS encoding chemotaxis protein CheX has translation MIEQKTYHEIVLDAAKEVFETMIFMEIEPSAQASIDESALSLLGTITFKGDIEGCMGINLSWPCGQTIARNMLALEPDAEVSQQEVCDAVGEVANMVMGSIKSRLQDMYPDIAVSIPTVVTGRELNSNLGEGAEKVAVPVCLNEEFTAVFILLYRRK, from the coding sequence ATGATCGAACAGAAAACCTACCACGAAATTGTACTCGATGCCGCCAAAGAAGTATTTGAAACGATGATTTTTATGGAAATCGAGCCGTCCGCTCAGGCGTCTATCGATGAATCCGCCCTGTCTCTGCTTGGAACCATCACCTTCAAAGGCGACATCGAAGGATGCATGGGCATCAACCTGTCCTGGCCCTGCGGACAAACCATCGCCCGCAACATGCTGGCCCTCGAGCCGGATGCAGAGGTCTCTCAGCAGGAAGTCTGCGATGCCGTCGGCGAAGTGGCCAATATGGTCATGGGAAGCATCAAAAGCCGCCTGCAGGATATGTATCCGGATATCGCCGTCTCCATTCCGACCGTAGTCACCGGCAGAGAATTGAACAGCAACCTCGGCGAAGGCGCAGAAAAAGTAGCCGTGCCCGTCTGCCTGAATGAAGAGTTTACGGCTGTATTTATTCTTTTGTATCGAAGAAAATAA